One part of the Haliotis asinina isolate JCU_RB_2024 chromosome 2, JCU_Hal_asi_v2, whole genome shotgun sequence genome encodes these proteins:
- the LOC137273948 gene encoding zinc finger protein 271-like, whose product MSTQERELLMRLLKQSVLTLCRETISFQAKLEIDGLICITVEDNAQPMVVKIHEYVQKSLRSFSYGDSTLGLEIPPSKKSRRDLFHDGLVVNSPAESSDGLNMSDLSVEESGQTSATPDAAAGLQSGSRPSSAPSPEESQKSSEGTARLSNSLGGGKDDGTEDIEKPDDEERSDSAERDSKLSASSAPNTSLIPANIHAHSSAMTHPQGLLCKRCFTIVPDASSFDSHNLREHSLFTCKICFKGFTARNNLKRHFRLHTGVRPYKCTMCGQGFTRKDDLKAHVLRHSYNKPFRCGLCGKGYTDRSCVRNHMAKEHHTRLLHVCPQCGEGFNDTVLFSSHKKAHPEFQNFQCDGCSFIGINSLDLMKHTLTHSTKSYACKPCNQQFTDPFDYSSHLKKHKTDESFTSYRCCFCNTELNTYEHFVRHEYSHAQSRPHSCHFCSKQFRYPSDLKAHVATHTEPVNLATAPRSKSHDQEPESNSTSSSQYWCTECQIGFASEDSLHGHIYEAHESQRLSRDSERQPESDGPAMIELRKEDIDFPNDVAAMKMTPDSVESRAETSVSDKHVPSVTDNIPMVDLSKTKLPHLSAFERKSSSETRPNLFVGPRDMPKSESMLLNGEPVSVKREIPDHDEELRALQDDFMPSNNDYPGSPGNDSVANSSFDGEQPSGSGVKEIVLERIHIRSPGFERVVTPEVLFRSQSAFQCQVCKENFVDFTNFEFHSSNLHRRFVCEYCGKVFTAKPNRERHVRYHTGERPYKCDLCDQTFFRGDDLKYHRTTRHSGVKPFRCNACGMTFAWAKDLERHMKHYCH is encoded by the coding sequence ATGTCTACCCAAGAGAGGGAGCTCCTGATGAGGCTCCTGAAACAGTCAGTGCTAACGCTGTGCCGCGAGACAATCTCATTCCAGGCCAAGTTAGAAATAGACGGATTGATATGCATCACGGTGGAGGATAATGCCCAGCCAATGGTAGTGAAAATACACGAGTACGTACAGAAAAGCCTACGTTCCTTTTCTTATGGAGATTCAACCCTGGGACTGGAAATCCCGCCGTCAAAGAAGAGCAGACGAGATTTGTTTCATGATGGCCTTGTCGTGAATAGTCCTGCTGAATCTTCTGACGGTCTGAATATGTCGGACCTGTCTGTGGAAGAGTCGGGGCAGACGTCAGCAACCCCAGACGCTGCTGCAGGTCTTCAGTCTGGATCACGACCTTCCTCAGCCCCTTCCCCAGAGGAGAGCCAAAAATCAAGTGAAGGTACTGCTCGCCTATCGAACAGCCTCGGTGGAGGGAAAGACGATGGAACAGAGGACATTGAAAAACCCGATGACGAAGAAAGGAGCGACAGCGCAGAACGAGACTCCAAGCTGAGTGCATCCTCagctcctaacaccagtctcatCCCAGCAAATATCCATGCTCACAGTTCGGCTATGACCCACCCTCAAGGACTTTTGTGTAAGCGCTGTTTCACCATAGTCCCTGATGCCTCATCTTTCGACAGCCACAACCTCAGAGAACATTCTCTCTTCACCTGTAAGATCTGCTTCAAAGGATTCACGGCAAGGAATAACCTAAAACGTCACTTTCGGCTCCACACCGGCGTACGTCCGTACAAGTGTACGATGTGTGGGCAGGGATTTACGAGAAAGGATGACCTGAAGGCCCACGTGCTTCGACATTCCTACAACAAACCATTCCGGTGCGGACTCTGTGGAAAAGGATACACAGACAGGTCGTGCGTGAGGAACCACATGGCCAAGGAACACCACACCAGGCTCCTCCACGTTTGCCCACAGTGTGGGGAAGGTTTTAACGACACAGTGTTGTTCTCCAGTCATAAAAAAGCACATCCCGAATTTCAGAACTTCCAGTGCGACGGTTGCTCCTTTATTGGTATCAACTCGTTGGACCTTATGAAGCACACCCTCACCCATTCTACAAAGTCGTACGCATGCAAGCCTTGCAACCAACAGTTCACGGATCCTTTTGACTACAGCTCACATCTGAAGAAACACAAAACTGATGAGTCCTTCACGAGTTACCGCTGTTGCTTCTGTAACACTGAGCTCAATACCTACGAACATTTTGTGAGGCATGAGTACTCCCATGCTCAAAGTAGACCCCATTCGTGTCATTTCTGTTCCAAGCAGTTCCGTTATCCGTCGGACTTGAAAGCTCACGTCGCTACTCACACGGAACCTGTGAACCTTGCCACAGCACCTCGAAGTAAAAGCCATGATCAGGAGCCTGAAAGCAACAGCACATCCTCTAGTCAGTATTGGTGTACGGAGTGTCAAATAGGCTTCGCCTCGGAGGACAGTCTTCATGGACATATCTACGAGGCTCATGAGTCCCAGAGACTCAGTAGGGACTCAGAACGTCAGCCAGAGTCAGATGGACCAGCAATGATTGAACTTCGCAAAGAAGACATTGATTTTCCCAATGATGTTGCTGCTATGAAGATGACACCTGATTCGGTGGAATCTAGAGCTGAAACTAGTGTTTCAGACAAACATGTTCCCTCAGTCACGGACAACATCCCCATGGTCGATCTGTCGAAAACCAAACTGCCTCATTTGTCGGCCTTTGAAAGGAAATCTTCCTCAGAAACCAGGCCGAATTTGTTCGTGGGCCCAAGAGACATGCCTAAGTCTGAATCTATGTTATTAAATGGTGAACCCGTATCTGTTAAAAGAGAGATCCCAGACCATGATGAGGAATTGCGAGCTCTCCAAGACGACTTCATGCCCTCGAATAATGACTACCCAGGATCCCCTGGAAATGACTCTGTCGCAAATTCATCATTCGACGGTGAACAGCCATCTGGTTCAGGAGTAAAGGAAATTGTTTTGGAACGAATCCACATCCGGTCGCCAGGGTTTGAAAGAGTTGTCACCCCTGAAGTGCTCTTTCGATCCCAGTCTGCTTTCCAATGTCAAGTCTGCAAGGAGAACTTTGTCGACTTCACTAACTTTGAATTTCACAGTAGCAACCTACACAGACGATTTGTGTGTGAATATTGCGGTAAAGTGTTCACGGCTAAACCTAACAGAGAGCGTCACGTCCGCTACCACACCGGAGAAAGGCCGTACAAGTGCGACCTCTGTGATCAGACATTTTTCAGGGGAGACGACTTGAAGTATCACCGCACAACTCGACATTCTGGCGTCAAGCCTTTTCGATGCAACGCTTGTGGGATGACATTTGCATGGGCTAAGGACCTGGAGAGACACATGAAGCACTACTGTCATTGA